In a genomic window of Corynebacterium coyleae:
- a CDS encoding PIN-like domain-containing protein: MQQDEALNRVYEVLNHNPISKHPKLIIDGLNLFPGWTSDGKAYPFDRDQRLVDLEVIDHRKVAIAFDTNVYKKYGFGGKKLDDQQDYLATRHQGPLLMPGQVLLEVWNGLNDSKSFLQDLADISKRLERLVRDAQAHGFSSLDGVMDAVESINRELEDSDRPLVKHGVRDFVKIFLAKSDPKFVPREEFAALASVRNSAKSPPGFGDPDRKNGDFFVWADFLYALASADLSDVPAVIFVTNDRKKNDWQLEGVPHPFLVAEVAELCNKPFDLLDVDTFNRTFPFE; the protein is encoded by the coding sequence GTGCAACAAGATGAAGCGCTCAACCGCGTCTACGAGGTTTTAAACCACAACCCGATATCCAAGCATCCTAAACTGATTATTGACGGGCTCAATCTTTTCCCCGGTTGGACTTCAGACGGAAAAGCGTACCCTTTCGATCGTGATCAACGGCTCGTCGACCTAGAAGTAATCGATCACCGAAAAGTTGCTATTGCGTTCGACACCAATGTTTACAAGAAATATGGTTTCGGCGGAAAGAAGTTGGATGACCAACAGGACTACCTCGCTACGAGGCATCAGGGTCCCCTTCTCATGCCGGGCCAGGTTCTACTGGAGGTATGGAACGGACTCAACGATTCGAAGTCTTTTCTGCAAGACTTAGCAGATATCTCGAAGCGCTTAGAAAGACTAGTACGCGACGCTCAGGCACACGGATTCAGTTCACTTGATGGCGTGATGGACGCGGTCGAGAGCATCAACAGAGAATTGGAAGATTCAGACCGACCGTTGGTCAAACACGGCGTCAGAGATTTCGTCAAAATCTTTCTTGCAAAATCAGATCCAAAATTCGTGCCTCGCGAAGAGTTTGCAGCGCTCGCCTCGGTTCGTAATTCTGCAAAAAGTCCACCTGGTTTTGGCGACCCTGATCGAAAGAATGGTGATTTTTTCGTCTGGGCAGATTTTCTTTACGCATTGGCTTCCGCGGATCTCTCCGATGTCCCTGCAGTCATCTTTGTCACTAATGATCGGAAAAAGAATGACTGGCAGCTGGAAGGTGTGCCGCACCCGTTTCTAGTGGCAGAAGTGGCCGAGCTCTGCAACAAACCATTCGACCTTCTCGATGTGGATACTTTCAATCGAACGTTTCCGTTTGAATAG
- the istA gene encoding IS21 family transposase yields MANFKDIMAMCLTGASYAAISAALECSNRDIAKVKAVIADHAITQSSFAQLDPEFFDTHFSDQRTSRRLRYDRPDFEKLAKKLANNKHLTRHKLWMDYVASPCAAGESKYQYSQFCEHLRDYIRATGMTSIIEHEPGQELYVDWAGDKVRIIDQATGEVGMKACLFVAVCPYSSLLFVVATANEKMDAWIDCHVKALNYLGKRPGIIVPDNAPTATYRPAKNKPARRIQQRYADFADYYDILLVPARPGKPRDKAAVERAVQLVYTRILGYFDGVEFYSLEELNEAIAERLEDINTTMPNAHGFTRRELFDIDEAPMMRNLPDTPFTEVSWRSVKVDRNWHICCDYQYYSVPFQYIGKTLRARLTNSLVSIFNGDSLVAEHPRMHGFKYRYCTDPAHTPDKEITGVKPLTRDELYARASSFGPATSKVIAMILEHNAQALPRGLRTARNVLVKLGNKHNKTTLEPACQQIIDHNLAPNLQVISRIQADIARNGNAEANTPTPQTGQARVVDIAAMPEAVFLRPASYYDTPKQED; encoded by the coding sequence ATGGCCAACTTCAAAGACATCATGGCGATGTGTTTGACCGGAGCGAGTTATGCAGCCATCTCTGCTGCCTTGGAGTGCTCCAACAGGGATATCGCCAAAGTCAAAGCAGTGATTGCTGACCACGCAATCACGCAGTCTTCGTTCGCCCAGCTGGATCCAGAGTTCTTCGATACGCACTTTAGCGATCAGCGAACGAGTCGGCGTTTGCGCTATGACCGACCTGACTTCGAAAAACTCGCGAAGAAGCTGGCGAACAACAAGCACCTCACGCGCCATAAACTGTGGATGGACTATGTCGCTTCCCCGTGCGCCGCAGGTGAATCGAAGTACCAGTACTCCCAGTTCTGTGAACACCTGCGTGACTACATCCGGGCTACCGGCATGACCTCGATTATCGAGCATGAACCAGGCCAAGAGCTCTACGTCGACTGGGCGGGCGACAAAGTCCGCATCATCGACCAAGCCACCGGTGAGGTAGGGATGAAAGCTTGCCTATTTGTGGCTGTCTGTCCCTACTCTTCTTTGTTATTTGTGGTTGCTACGGCGAATGAGAAGATGGACGCCTGGATTGACTGCCACGTCAAAGCCCTAAACTACCTCGGGAAACGCCCCGGCATCATCGTTCCTGATAACGCGCCGACTGCAACGTATCGCCCGGCGAAGAACAAACCCGCACGACGCATCCAACAGCGCTATGCGGACTTCGCTGACTACTATGACATCTTGCTTGTACCAGCACGTCCGGGAAAACCCCGCGATAAAGCCGCAGTTGAGCGTGCCGTCCAACTTGTCTATACGCGTATCCTTGGCTATTTCGATGGGGTTGAGTTCTATAGCCTTGAAGAGCTCAACGAAGCGATCGCTGAGCGCCTCGAAGACATCAACACAACCATGCCCAATGCGCATGGGTTTACTCGTCGTGAGCTGTTTGACATCGATGAAGCACCCATGATGCGCAACCTTCCTGACACCCCATTTACGGAAGTGTCCTGGCGCAGCGTCAAAGTCGATCGCAATTGGCACATCTGTTGTGACTACCAGTACTACTCCGTGCCGTTTCAATACATCGGCAAGACTTTGCGCGCACGACTGACCAACAGCCTGGTCAGCATCTTCAACGGCGATAGCCTCGTGGCCGAACACCCGCGTATGCACGGGTTTAAGTACCGCTATTGCACAGACCCTGCGCATACCCCAGACAAAGAGATTACTGGGGTCAAACCGCTAACTCGCGATGAGCTCTACGCCAGAGCATCGTCGTTTGGGCCCGCAACCAGCAAGGTCATCGCCATGATCCTTGAGCACAACGCCCAAGCCCTGCCACGCGGTTTACGCACAGCCCGCAACGTGTTGGTCAAGCTCGGGAACAAGCACAACAAAACCACACTTGAACCAGCATGCCAGCAAATCATCGACCACAACCTCGCGCCGAATCTGCAGGTCATCTCCCGCATCCAGGCCGACATCGCCCGCAACGGTAACGCCGAAGCCAACACCCCAACACCACAAACAGGCCAGGCTCGGGTAGTCGATATCGCCGCAATGCCAGAAGCAGTGTTCCTGCGCCCTGCAAGCTACTACGACACCCCGAAGCAGGAGGACTAA
- a CDS encoding ATP-binding protein has translation MTTIHLDDDIRATLRKLRLSTFADTFFALASADEANTELPEEIFLKAVEETAHKRRAQNITKAITQAKFRYPGATLAELINVEERGLNLRQLKRIAATPWRENPGNVHLLAPTGAGKTYIACAIGVAACQAEYSVAYYRLDQLVDELAAFPPTDERYVTKMRRLQNTDVLILDDFLTIGINQRGQEDLTKIIFDRDGRLPTIIVSQTTAAYWVQKLPDPVAADSLVSRLNTGQRVELGEYDMRHFLATQLETE, from the coding sequence ATGACCACGATCCATCTTGACGATGACATCCGTGCAACGCTGCGCAAGCTGCGGCTTTCAACCTTCGCTGATACCTTCTTCGCACTTGCCAGTGCAGATGAAGCAAACACCGAGTTGCCTGAAGAGATATTTCTCAAAGCCGTGGAAGAAACCGCCCACAAACGTCGCGCGCAAAACATCACCAAAGCCATCACCCAAGCGAAGTTCCGGTACCCAGGTGCAACACTTGCCGAGCTGATAAACGTCGAAGAACGCGGCCTGAACCTTCGTCAACTCAAACGCATCGCTGCAACACCCTGGCGTGAAAACCCCGGAAACGTCCACCTCCTAGCCCCAACAGGGGCAGGCAAGACATACATCGCCTGCGCCATCGGAGTTGCTGCATGCCAGGCTGAATACAGCGTTGCGTACTACCGGCTCGACCAGCTTGTAGATGAATTAGCGGCCTTCCCGCCGACAGATGAGCGTTACGTAACCAAGATGCGCAGGCTACAAAACACTGACGTGCTCATCCTTGATGATTTCCTGACCATTGGAATCAACCAACGCGGGCAAGAAGACCTAACGAAGATCATATTCGACCGCGATGGCAGGCTGCCGACGATCATCGTTTCCCAAACCACTGCCGCATACTGGGTACAAAAACTTCCCGACCCAGTCGCAGCTGACTCCCTCGTCAGCAGACTCAACACCGGCCAACGCGTCGAACTCGGTGAATACGACATGCGCCACTTCCTAGCCACCCAACTAGAAACCGAGTAA
- a CDS encoding asparagine synthase-related protein has translation MTSKTGRLRYESSVWGSYATLVGDKGTDRIYGWATVPSLETLHYGQSDQFIVVSNRPLLAALTLNDGSLHRIQLDDKYALEYLNFGYSVSGVTPFHGVTTLPPRSSLQIAGGSLSIGAAPEEPELTIEESKDRWSEGVPELVNAFKASVQRSVANRSTDSVQLRLSGGLDSRLMLGLFKDIEGIELTAVTQGSKDSQEVMVAAELAERAKVSHLVVVPSPIDPSSWINSLAGSIRESQGMIPSESLVAPYKSAAPLSPGENLVAGQWPLFKGVLDKAANNSLDRVRATFSRIDAQLLNPELNVYTQDVFGQWLSSVAALSNLELLYMHGYDLRSSRYLQPHSIQIDRESQVMYPFCDSEVVAAAKSLPTINRMQNISAFLALREIWEESLKVPHAYGKGFRFEANQPLSGVSGPDYEARYGAPRPYNGPVWKQSENGPDFSRYFTNPIGDTAAWIVRHTEWEDVKALLSDEFSQSIERVAGSPSNVVTELFPVRAGRKIFNLRLQRVALVLLWRTKSWLE, from the coding sequence GTGACCAGCAAGACTGGCAGATTGCGTTACGAATCTTCCGTGTGGGGTTCATACGCTACTTTGGTCGGTGATAAGGGAACAGATCGTATCTACGGTTGGGCTACTGTACCGTCCCTCGAAACCCTCCACTATGGGCAATCCGATCAATTCATTGTTGTATCGAATCGACCTCTTCTCGCAGCGCTGACACTCAATGACGGTTCCCTGCACCGGATCCAACTGGATGACAAGTATGCATTAGAGTACCTCAATTTCGGCTACTCGGTTTCAGGGGTTACTCCCTTTCACGGGGTCACTACTTTGCCACCACGCTCGAGTCTGCAAATTGCCGGAGGGTCCCTCTCTATAGGAGCTGCGCCCGAAGAACCGGAATTGACGATTGAGGAGAGCAAGGACAGATGGTCCGAAGGTGTACCTGAGTTAGTCAACGCCTTTAAAGCATCCGTTCAACGGTCCGTTGCTAATCGTTCGACTGATTCGGTTCAGCTACGATTGAGTGGCGGACTTGATAGTCGCCTAATGCTTGGTCTTTTCAAGGATATCGAAGGAATCGAACTAACTGCGGTTACCCAGGGCAGTAAAGACTCTCAAGAAGTGATGGTTGCGGCCGAACTCGCAGAGCGGGCCAAAGTCAGTCACTTGGTTGTCGTCCCAAGCCCTATTGATCCCAGTAGTTGGATCAATTCTTTGGCGGGGAGCATCAGAGAATCGCAGGGAATGATTCCGTCTGAAAGTCTCGTCGCTCCGTACAAGAGCGCCGCGCCATTATCGCCTGGTGAAAATCTGGTAGCAGGACAATGGCCATTATTCAAAGGCGTTCTAGATAAAGCTGCGAATAACTCTTTGGATCGCGTCCGTGCAACTTTTTCCCGAATAGACGCGCAGCTACTGAACCCCGAGTTAAATGTGTACACCCAAGACGTTTTTGGTCAATGGTTAAGCTCCGTTGCTGCGCTATCTAATCTTGAGCTTTTGTACATGCACGGCTACGACCTCCGCTCATCTCGCTATTTGCAACCACACAGTATCCAAATCGACAGAGAATCGCAGGTGATGTACCCATTCTGCGATAGCGAAGTGGTTGCCGCCGCTAAGTCTTTGCCCACGATTAACCGCATGCAAAACATTTCCGCTTTTCTTGCTCTTCGAGAGATTTGGGAAGAGTCCCTAAAGGTCCCGCACGCATATGGGAAGGGGTTCCGTTTCGAGGCTAATCAACCTCTGAGTGGCGTCTCAGGGCCCGATTATGAGGCTCGATACGGCGCTCCCCGGCCCTATAACGGCCCGGTCTGGAAGCAGAGCGAAAACGGACCGGACTTTTCGCGCTACTTCACGAATCCGATCGGCGACACCGCAGCTTGGATTGTTCGGCACACCGAGTGGGAGGATGTCAAGGCCCTGCTCTCCGACGAGTTTTCGCAGTCGATAGAGAGAGTTGCTGGCTCTCCCTCGAACGTGGTCACGGAGCTTTTCCCAGTTCGAGCAGGGCGAAAAATCTTCAACCTGCGTCTTCAGCGGGTTGCCCTAGTCTTGCTATGGCGTACAAAGAGCTGGCTTGAGTAA
- a CDS encoding glycosyltransferase family 4 protein: protein MAERRKMAMLVGNAVEGDSRVEKAAVSAKNLGHDVYLVGIKNKTVPQFGSYQSIPIFRPVPDFSEYTAWRRTLNTEAEPAEDFIDRKQQEFNNVLRGWEVKFSKLSAELESAKALPHLLAPERFRAPSQPTHDWEQCIHRATQPIRKQYQRMLRATVNAKNASSWRKSAIPGEWKNLWPQIPGFEEAFLSALRLIEPDIIHVHDRHPMSAAVRYSDEMREKGIEVPWIYDAHEFLPGQRFSGPAQHRYGWLNLESEMIHQADAVITVSNDLAESLANRHHLSAKPFVVENAPLAAHVLNHDPDRQSLREELRIPDGAPLAVYVGKLAERRGIYDAVEAVSKIPSLHLAFVGSKDLKPRNQILNLAAQFKVSDRVRIVDYVPSSYVTSYISSADIGLSPLYSTPAHEQALATKIREYIVAGLPIVGSDLKAQGTFIRKHSIGETHDANDPRSMAEAIKRALADLPQLQLNVTKIRDEHTWERQEVVLAKAWSRVAHEPPKSQQQAESSEDFGLVKAGAVFSRARSKKLAPLFLAMHASSQRVALAKKSQIYLQDEDGEWWTLGPAIGTAEETFKTWRKLVSMADVLVATDFEPLFVEAMGVGQNLSRQLEKAGIGFYNWTTASDILKADSIAREQAPAHSNSSARAEKMKTRAIEISETRCSTLISDQPSILVASSSSIWLPGEVNATPLIKQSNDEGRVVVMIGPAERSASEIEVLEQLKLDYPMIDFVEYSDAKTPAEVSVFIDSLSGGVWDSLTESAFAARIPVLAEYSSQVVEKLDVAPPYVPTPYDLVAINLRLVLSGRIETPAPDDYLNFRQSLTSRAFSQ from the coding sequence ATGGCCGAACGACGGAAAATGGCAATGCTGGTTGGGAATGCGGTTGAAGGTGATTCACGTGTCGAAAAAGCAGCCGTTTCTGCCAAGAACTTAGGTCACGATGTCTATTTGGTCGGAATCAAGAATAAAACCGTTCCCCAGTTTGGTTCATACCAATCGATACCGATCTTCAGGCCAGTTCCAGATTTCTCTGAATATACCGCGTGGCGCAGGACACTGAATACCGAGGCTGAGCCTGCGGAAGATTTCATTGATCGAAAGCAACAGGAATTCAATAATGTCCTTCGTGGCTGGGAGGTGAAATTCTCCAAATTATCGGCGGAGTTGGAATCCGCCAAGGCGTTGCCCCACCTCTTGGCACCTGAGAGGTTTAGGGCCCCGTCGCAGCCGACGCATGACTGGGAACAGTGCATTCACCGTGCGACCCAGCCAATTCGAAAACAGTATCAGCGCATGCTTCGTGCAACAGTAAACGCGAAAAATGCAAGCAGTTGGCGTAAGAGTGCAATTCCAGGTGAGTGGAAGAACCTGTGGCCCCAGATTCCTGGATTCGAGGAGGCCTTTCTCTCCGCGTTACGTCTGATTGAGCCTGACATAATTCATGTCCATGACAGACATCCAATGTCGGCCGCAGTTCGGTACTCGGACGAAATGCGCGAAAAAGGAATTGAGGTGCCCTGGATCTATGATGCGCATGAGTTTCTTCCCGGTCAGCGGTTTAGTGGCCCCGCTCAACATAGATATGGGTGGCTGAACCTAGAATCGGAAATGATTCACCAGGCCGACGCAGTAATCACGGTTTCGAATGATCTCGCAGAGTCTTTGGCAAATCGCCACCACTTGAGTGCAAAACCGTTCGTTGTAGAAAACGCGCCTCTTGCTGCCCACGTTTTGAATCACGATCCCGATCGACAATCGTTGAGGGAGGAACTCCGAATTCCAGACGGCGCTCCGTTGGCCGTGTACGTGGGCAAACTGGCCGAACGACGTGGTATCTACGACGCGGTGGAAGCGGTGTCCAAGATTCCAAGTCTTCATTTGGCATTTGTCGGATCAAAGGATCTCAAGCCGCGAAATCAGATTCTCAATCTGGCTGCTCAATTTAAGGTCTCTGACCGGGTCCGCATCGTTGACTACGTTCCGTCCAGCTATGTGACCAGCTATATTTCTTCGGCGGATATTGGGTTGAGCCCCTTGTACAGTACGCCTGCTCATGAGCAGGCACTGGCGACAAAGATTCGCGAATATATTGTTGCGGGATTGCCGATTGTGGGAAGTGATCTTAAAGCGCAGGGGACTTTCATCCGCAAACACTCAATTGGAGAAACCCATGACGCAAATGATCCGCGGTCGATGGCTGAGGCCATCAAAAGGGCGCTCGCAGACCTTCCGCAATTGCAATTGAACGTGACGAAGATCCGCGACGAGCACACGTGGGAGAGGCAAGAAGTTGTTCTCGCGAAGGCGTGGAGCCGAGTAGCGCATGAGCCACCAAAGAGTCAGCAGCAAGCGGAAAGCAGTGAGGATTTTGGGCTTGTGAAGGCCGGTGCGGTATTTTCCCGTGCGAGATCGAAGAAGCTGGCGCCCTTGTTCTTAGCGATGCATGCCAGTTCCCAGCGAGTCGCGCTAGCTAAAAAGTCGCAGATCTATCTGCAGGATGAGGACGGGGAATGGTGGACCCTCGGACCCGCAATTGGTACTGCTGAGGAGACTTTCAAAACTTGGCGCAAACTAGTGTCTATGGCTGACGTTCTTGTGGCAACTGATTTTGAACCGTTGTTCGTCGAAGCAATGGGAGTAGGGCAGAATCTCAGTAGACAGCTCGAGAAGGCTGGTATCGGTTTTTATAACTGGACCACGGCGAGCGATATTTTGAAAGCAGACTCCATCGCTCGTGAACAGGCCCCGGCGCATAGCAACAGCAGTGCACGTGCCGAGAAGATGAAAACCCGAGCCATCGAGATTAGCGAGACACGGTGTTCTACATTGATATCCGATCAACCGAGCATCCTCGTCGCTTCGTCGAGTTCTATTTGGTTGCCAGGGGAGGTGAATGCTACTCCGCTCATAAAACAGTCAAACGACGAGGGGCGCGTGGTTGTTATGATCGGTCCTGCTGAGCGATCTGCGTCTGAAATTGAGGTTCTTGAGCAACTGAAGTTGGACTATCCAATGATTGATTTCGTTGAGTATTCGGATGCAAAAACGCCAGCAGAAGTTTCCGTCTTTATCGACTCCTTAAGTGGAGGAGTTTGGGATAGTCTCACGGAAAGTGCATTTGCAGCTCGGATACCAGTGCTTGCCGAGTATTCGTCGCAGGTAGTTGAAAAGTTGGACGTTGCTCCACCTTATGTGCCTACCCCCTACGACCTAGTGGCCATAAATCTCCGACTTGTTCTGTCCGGTCGAATTGAGACTCCTGCCCCGGACGATTACCTCAATTTTAGGCAGAGTCTGACGTCTCGCGCATTTTCGCAATAG